In Kocuria turfanensis, a single genomic region encodes these proteins:
- a CDS encoding AEC family transporter — MTGVLLGFGVVAVIALLGFATSALLPGEARAMRAGLTPVVYYLTNPALMLVLVAGTDLRAVLGVYTPIALATAAVAGAVFALYSAAVLRRGAARTAVGAMASSYVNAGNIGLPVALYAVGSAAPVVSVLLAQLLVIAPLYLLVFSWVARPSRRAGPGAATATRTPAPSRTGASAGRTILRSVANPVTVGTALGVVLSATGPAVPEVLWVPLEMLGEASVPLLLLLFGMGLHGQRPFRNRALVPDVIGGTLVKVVLMPVVAWGIARFGFGLGATELLGVVVMAALPTAQNVFLFSSQFRMPSNAGRDIILLSSFLSFPAVLLAGLLLR, encoded by the coding sequence ATGACGGGGGTGCTGCTGGGCTTCGGCGTGGTCGCCGTGATCGCGCTGCTCGGCTTCGCCACCTCCGCGCTGCTGCCCGGTGAGGCCCGCGCCATGCGGGCGGGCCTCACCCCCGTCGTCTACTACCTCACCAACCCGGCCCTGATGCTGGTGCTCGTCGCGGGCACCGACCTGCGGGCCGTGCTGGGGGTCTACACCCCGATCGCCCTCGCCACCGCAGCGGTGGCGGGGGCGGTCTTCGCGCTGTACAGCGCCGCGGTGCTGCGCCGTGGCGCGGCGCGCACGGCGGTCGGGGCGATGGCCTCCTCCTACGTCAACGCCGGGAACATCGGGCTGCCCGTCGCCCTCTACGCGGTGGGCAGCGCCGCCCCCGTGGTCTCGGTCCTGCTCGCCCAGCTGCTCGTGATCGCCCCGCTCTACCTGCTCGTGTTCTCCTGGGTCGCCCGCCCGTCCCGGCGCGCCGGCCCGGGCGCGGCCACGGCCACCAGGACACCGGCCCCGTCCCGGACCGGCGCGTCCGCCGGGCGCACGATCCTGCGCTCGGTCGCCAATCCGGTGACGGTCGGCACCGCGCTGGGGGTGGTGCTCTCCGCCACCGGGCCGGCGGTTCCCGAGGTGCTCTGGGTCCCCCTGGAGATGCTCGGGGAGGCGTCCGTCCCGCTGCTGCTCCTGCTGTTCGGCATGGGCCTGCACGGGCAGCGCCCGTTCCGCAACCGTGCGCTGGTGCCGGACGTGATCGGGGGAACGCTCGTCAAGGTGGTGCTCATGCCGGTCGTGGCGTGGGGGATCGCCCGCTTCGGCTTCGGCCTGGGCGCCACCGAGCTGCTGGGGGTCGTCGTCATGGCGGCGCTGCCCACGGCGCAGAACGTGTTCCTGTTCTCGTCCCAGTTCCGGATGCCCTCCAACGCGGGGCGCGACATCATCCTGCTCAGCTCGTTCCTGTCCTTTCCGGCCGTCCTCCTGGCCGGCCTGCTGCTGCGCTGA
- a CDS encoding enolase C-terminal domain-like protein: protein MSTQPTIARVEVVPVAGHDSMLLNLSGAHGPFFTRNVVIVTDSDGRTGLGEVPGGEKIRATLEEAGTLITGEPVALFRSLLRRIATVFAGRDAGGRGLQTFDLRTTVHAVTGIESALLDLHGQFLGVPVAELLGEGRQRDAVPMLGYLFFVGDPDSTDLPYLREPDGTDAWARVRREEAMTPEAVVRLAEASKERYGFTDFKLKGGVQAGDVEVDAVTAIKERFPEARVTLDSNGGWLLEEAVRLGRRMQGVVAYAEDPCGAEGRFSGREVMAEFRRATGLRTATNMIATDWREMSHAVRSNAVDIPLADPHFWTMAGSVRVAQLCHEFGLTWGSHSNNHFDISLAMFTHVGAAAPGEITALDTHWIWQDGQGLTQEPLRIRDGAIEVPATPGLGVALDRERLAAAHELYLEHGLGARDDAAAMQYLIEGWSFDPKRPCLVR from the coding sequence ATGAGCACCCAGCCCACCATCGCCCGGGTGGAGGTCGTGCCGGTCGCCGGGCACGACTCCATGCTGCTGAACCTCTCCGGCGCCCACGGGCCCTTCTTCACCCGCAACGTCGTGATCGTCACCGACTCCGACGGGCGGACCGGCCTGGGCGAGGTGCCCGGCGGGGAGAAGATCCGCGCCACCCTCGAGGAGGCCGGGACCCTGATCACCGGGGAGCCGGTGGCCCTGTTCCGCAGCCTGCTGCGCCGGATCGCCACCGTCTTCGCCGGCCGCGACGCCGGGGGCCGCGGGCTGCAGACCTTCGACCTGCGCACCACCGTGCACGCGGTGACCGGCATCGAGTCGGCGCTGCTGGACCTGCACGGGCAGTTCCTGGGCGTTCCGGTGGCGGAGCTGCTCGGGGAGGGCCGGCAGCGGGACGCCGTGCCGATGCTGGGATACCTGTTCTTCGTGGGCGACCCGGACAGCACGGACCTGCCCTACCTGCGGGAGCCGGACGGCACGGACGCCTGGGCGCGGGTGCGCCGGGAGGAGGCGATGACCCCCGAGGCCGTGGTCCGCCTGGCCGAGGCCTCGAAGGAGCGCTACGGCTTCACGGACTTCAAGCTCAAGGGCGGGGTCCAGGCCGGGGACGTGGAGGTCGACGCCGTCACCGCGATCAAGGAGCGCTTCCCCGAGGCGCGGGTGACCCTGGACTCCAACGGCGGCTGGCTCCTGGAGGAGGCGGTCCGGCTGGGCCGGCGGATGCAGGGCGTCGTCGCCTACGCGGAGGACCCGTGCGGGGCCGAGGGCCGGTTCTCGGGCCGTGAGGTGATGGCGGAGTTCCGGCGGGCCACGGGGCTGCGGACGGCCACGAACATGATCGCCACCGACTGGCGCGAGATGTCCCACGCGGTGCGGTCCAACGCCGTGGACATCCCCCTGGCCGACCCGCACTTCTGGACGATGGCCGGGTCCGTGCGCGTGGCGCAGCTGTGCCACGAGTTCGGCCTGACGTGGGGCTCGCACTCGAACAACCACTTCGACATCTCGCTGGCCATGTTCACCCACGTGGGCGCGGCGGCCCCCGGGGAGATCACCGCGCTGGACACCCACTGGATCTGGCAGGACGGCCAGGGGCTCACCCAGGAGCCGCTGCGCATCCGCGACGGTGCGATCGAGGTCCCGGCCACCCCGGGGCTCGGCGTGGCGCTGGACCGCGAGCGCCTGGCGGCGGCGCACGAGCTCTACCTCGAGCACGGGCTGGGCGCCCGCGACGACGCCGCGGCCATGCAGTACCTGATCGAGGGCTGGAGCTTCGACCCCAAGCGACCCTGCCTGGTCCGCTGA
- a CDS encoding aldehyde dehydrogenase (NADP(+)) — MSVSTQTTALSGHSIIAGRQVVGTNGTTRGIDPATNGELEPEYSLISEDQLAEATAAAEEAVASFSTLDPQTHATFLETIAANIEAVGPELVERASTETGLPVPRLQGELARTTGQLRLFASVVRQGDHRGVRIEPALPERTPLPRPDLRQRKVPLGPVAVFGASNFPFAFSTAGGDTASALAAGCPVVFKAHNAHPGTGELVGRALTDAVAECGLHPGVFSLVYGPGASIGQALARDPAVKAIGFTGSRGAGTALMATAAARPEPIPVYAEMSSINPVFLFDSALRGDADEFARAYVTSLTGSSGQLCTNPGLLFVPAGAAGDAFLAAVDRALADAEGATMLTPGIARSCREGIDALAAQDGVEVVARGREGATENAPAPVVFGTGVPTFLTNPVLQEEIFGASSLVIRYGSAEELVTAAARMEGQLTASLFLSEEDFDTAAPLLPVLERKVGRILANGWPTGVDVGDAMVHGGPFPATSDSRTTSVGTLAIERFLRPVAYQNIPDALLPAPVQAANPWHLNRRVDGRIQLAGNSAGDQA; from the coding sequence ATGTCCGTGAGCACCCAGACCACCGCCCTCTCCGGCCACTCCATCATCGCCGGCCGTCAGGTCGTCGGCACCAACGGCACCACCCGCGGCATCGACCCCGCGACCAACGGCGAGCTCGAGCCCGAGTACTCGCTGATCAGCGAGGACCAGCTCGCCGAGGCCACCGCGGCCGCCGAGGAGGCCGTCGCGTCCTTCAGCACCCTCGACCCGCAGACCCACGCCACCTTCCTGGAGACGATCGCCGCCAACATCGAGGCCGTCGGCCCGGAGCTCGTCGAGCGCGCCTCGACCGAGACCGGGCTGCCGGTGCCGCGCCTGCAGGGCGAGCTGGCCCGCACCACCGGGCAGCTGCGGCTGTTCGCGTCCGTCGTGCGCCAGGGCGACCACCGGGGCGTGCGCATCGAGCCGGCCCTGCCGGAGCGCACCCCGCTGCCGCGCCCGGACCTGCGCCAGCGCAAGGTCCCCCTCGGCCCGGTGGCCGTCTTCGGCGCCAGCAACTTCCCCTTCGCCTTCTCCACCGCCGGCGGGGACACCGCCTCGGCGCTGGCCGCCGGCTGCCCGGTGGTCTTCAAGGCGCACAACGCCCACCCGGGCACCGGGGAGCTCGTCGGTCGCGCCCTCACCGACGCCGTGGCCGAGTGCGGGCTGCACCCCGGGGTGTTCTCCCTGGTCTACGGCCCGGGCGCGAGCATCGGCCAGGCCCTGGCCAGGGACCCCGCCGTCAAGGCCATCGGCTTCACCGGCTCCCGCGGTGCGGGCACCGCGCTGATGGCCACGGCCGCCGCCCGCCCGGAGCCGATCCCCGTCTACGCGGAGATGAGCTCCATCAACCCGGTGTTCCTCTTCGACTCCGCGCTGCGCGGCGACGCCGACGAGTTCGCCCGCGCCTACGTCACCTCCCTCACCGGCTCCTCCGGGCAGCTGTGCACCAACCCGGGGCTGCTGTTCGTCCCCGCCGGAGCCGCCGGGGACGCCTTCCTCGCCGCCGTGGACCGGGCGCTGGCCGACGCCGAGGGCGCGACCATGCTCACCCCCGGCATCGCCCGCTCCTGCCGGGAGGGCATCGACGCCCTGGCCGCCCAGGACGGCGTCGAGGTCGTGGCCCGGGGCCGGGAGGGCGCCACCGAGAACGCCCCGGCGCCGGTGGTCTTCGGCACGGGAGTCCCCACCTTCCTGACCAACCCCGTGCTGCAGGAGGAGATCTTCGGCGCCTCCTCCCTGGTGATCCGCTATGGCTCCGCCGAGGAGCTGGTGACGGCGGCCGCCCGGATGGAGGGCCAGCTCACCGCCAGCCTGTTCCTGTCCGAGGAGGACTTCGACACCGCCGCCCCGCTGCTGCCGGTGCTCGAGCGCAAGGTCGGGCGGATCCTCGCCAACGGCTGGCCGACCGGCGTGGACGTCGGGGACGCCATGGTCCACGGCGGCCCGTTCCCGGCGACCTCCGACTCCCGGACCACCTCCGTGGGCACGCTGGCGATCGAGCGCTTCCTGCGCCCGGTGGCCTACCAGAACATCCCCGACGCCCTGCTGCCCGCCCCGGTGCAGGCCGCCAACCCCTGGCACCTCAACCGGCGCGTCGACGGCCGCATCCAGCTGGCCGGGAACTCCGCGGGAGACCAGGCATGA
- the kdgD gene encoding 5-dehydro-4-deoxyglucarate dehydratase, producing MARHTPQELAARLKDGLLSFPVTAFDADLLFDEHAYRQHLAWQASYPVAGLFAAGGTGEGFSLTPEETATVVRAAVEEVGATVPVLAPAAGNTAQAVCNATDAAAAGAEGLLLLPPYLTECDQDGLLAHASAVCAATDLAVIAYNRANAIYSAETIARLADRHENFIGFKDGVGDIEHLTKVYTRNGDRLFYLGGLPTAETFALPLLQLGMSTYSSAMYNFVPEFALEFYRDVRAQDRAAVTEKLKNFVLPYLEIRDRAKGYGVSIIKGGLKAVGRDAGGVRPPLQDLTGADLADLTALIETNRATTWGSSLQRA from the coding sequence GTGGCCCGACACACTCCCCAGGAACTCGCCGCTCGGCTCAAGGACGGCCTGCTGTCCTTCCCGGTGACCGCGTTCGACGCCGACCTGCTCTTCGACGAGCACGCCTACCGGCAGCACCTGGCCTGGCAGGCCTCCTACCCGGTGGCCGGGCTCTTCGCCGCCGGCGGCACCGGGGAGGGCTTCTCCCTGACCCCGGAGGAGACCGCCACCGTGGTGCGGGCCGCGGTCGAGGAGGTCGGGGCCACCGTGCCGGTGCTCGCCCCCGCCGCCGGCAACACCGCCCAGGCCGTGTGCAACGCCACCGACGCGGCCGCCGCCGGGGCCGAGGGCCTGCTGCTGCTGCCGCCCTACCTCACCGAGTGCGACCAGGACGGCCTGCTCGCCCACGCCAGCGCGGTGTGCGCGGCCACCGACCTGGCGGTGATCGCCTACAACCGTGCCAACGCCATCTACTCCGCCGAGACCATCGCCCGGCTGGCCGACCGCCACGAGAACTTCATCGGGTTCAAGGACGGCGTCGGCGACATCGAGCACCTCACCAAGGTCTACACCCGCAACGGCGACCGGCTGTTCTACCTCGGCGGTCTGCCGACCGCCGAGACCTTCGCCCTGCCGCTGCTGCAGCTGGGCATGAGCACCTACTCCTCGGCCATGTACAACTTCGTCCCCGAGTTCGCCCTGGAGTTCTACCGCGACGTCCGCGCCCAGGACCGTGCGGCGGTCACGGAGAAGCTGAAGAACTTCGTGCTCCCCTACCTGGAGATCCGCGACCGGGCCAAGGGCTACGGGGTGTCGATCATCAAGGGCGGGCTGAAGGCCGTGGGCCGGGACGCCGGCGGCGTGCGCCCCCCGCTGCAGGACCTCACCGGGGCCGACCTCGCCGACCTCACCGCCCTCATCGAGACCAACCGCGCCACGACCTGGGGCAGCAGCCTCCAGCGGGCCTGA
- a CDS encoding LysR family transcriptional regulator: protein MFTLDQARSFIAVAEELHFGRAAARLNMTQPPLSRQIQKLEKTLGVELLERDNRRVALTAAGRAFLVESRKLVVAADRAPLLARRIAAGRSGVLRIGFTAASGFSLLGPLLSEIEQVLPDVDVNLQELVTGEQLHALQDGDLDLGLARPPFDTDVFESQLLLAEDLLVAAPADHPLTALKRPVTSADLKDLPLIMHSPTKARYFYDHVVRLVEVEHRNVVHTVSQILTMVALVAAGRGLAFVPESARLLGIPGVAYLRLSSSSTDSVELHALWDRHSRNPALHHLLELLRTQLH from the coding sequence ATGTTCACCCTTGACCAGGCCCGCAGCTTCATCGCCGTCGCGGAGGAGCTGCACTTCGGCCGCGCCGCCGCGCGGCTCAACATGACCCAGCCCCCGCTGAGCCGGCAGATCCAGAAGCTGGAGAAGACGCTCGGGGTGGAGCTGCTGGAGCGGGACAACCGCCGCGTGGCCCTGACCGCCGCCGGGCGGGCCTTCCTGGTGGAGTCGCGCAAGCTGGTGGTCGCCGCCGACCGCGCCCCCCTGCTCGCGCGCCGGATCGCGGCCGGGCGGTCGGGAGTGCTGCGGATCGGCTTCACGGCCGCCTCCGGCTTCAGCCTGCTGGGGCCGCTGCTGAGCGAGATCGAACAGGTGCTGCCGGACGTCGACGTCAACCTGCAGGAGCTGGTGACCGGGGAGCAGCTGCACGCCCTGCAGGACGGGGACCTCGACCTCGGGCTGGCCCGCCCGCCCTTCGACACGGACGTCTTCGAGTCCCAGCTGCTGCTCGCCGAGGACCTCCTCGTGGCCGCCCCGGCAGACCATCCCCTGACCGCGCTCAAGCGGCCCGTCACCTCGGCGGACCTCAAGGACCTGCCGCTGATCATGCACTCCCCCACCAAGGCGCGGTACTTCTACGACCACGTGGTGCGGCTCGTGGAGGTGGAGCACCGCAACGTCGTCCACACCGTCAGCCAGATCCTCACCATGGTGGCGCTCGTGGCCGCCGGCCGCGGGCTCGCCTTCGTCCCCGAGTCCGCCCGCCTGCTCGGCATCCCCGGGGTCGCCTACCTCCGGCTCTCCAGCAGCTCCACGGACTCGGTGGAGCTGCACGCCCTGTGGGACCGCCACTCCCGGAACCCCGCCCTGCACCACCTGCTGGAGCTGCTGCGCACGCAGCTGCACTGA
- a CDS encoding Bug family tripartite tricarboxylate transporter substrate binding protein, with translation MNKTSLRQVLVGATAATSLLALTACGGNVGAGSADAGQEFPSEPITLTVGQAAGGSTDLIARAVADAATEDLGVPVPVVNQPGANGALATQEVAGAAPDGQNLVLLNASLITITPLAVGEEEAVSLDDLEVLKGLSQDDYVMVASSESGFENLQDVENASGSFSYGTTGVGTGSQLAQTVLFAQADITGTEVPFDSGAPALTAVLGDQVQVATVQLGEAKPQIDAGEVTPIVVFSKERNEFLPDVPTAVESGYDVPVSQYRAVAAPEGLPEDVKARLVEAFDAAVASESYQDFNEQNLLTPWEVSGEEVEQEWTELADRYQQLVEEHDISLAE, from the coding sequence ATGAACAAGACATCGCTGCGCCAGGTCCTGGTCGGCGCGACCGCGGCGACCTCGCTGCTCGCCCTCACCGCCTGCGGGGGCAACGTCGGCGCCGGGTCCGCGGACGCCGGCCAGGAGTTCCCCTCCGAGCCGATCACCCTGACCGTCGGCCAGGCGGCGGGCGGCTCCACCGACCTCATCGCCCGTGCCGTGGCCGACGCCGCCACCGAGGACCTCGGGGTCCCCGTGCCGGTCGTGAACCAGCCCGGCGCCAACGGCGCCCTCGCCACCCAGGAGGTCGCCGGCGCGGCGCCCGACGGGCAGAACCTGGTGCTGCTCAACGCCTCGCTGATCACCATCACCCCCCTGGCCGTGGGGGAGGAGGAAGCGGTGTCCCTGGACGACCTCGAGGTGCTCAAGGGGCTCTCCCAGGACGACTACGTCATGGTGGCGAGCAGCGAGTCCGGGTTCGAGAACCTCCAGGACGTGGAGAACGCGTCCGGCTCCTTCAGCTACGGCACCACCGGCGTGGGCACCGGCTCCCAGCTCGCCCAGACCGTGCTGTTCGCCCAGGCCGACATCACCGGCACCGAGGTGCCCTTCGACTCCGGCGCCCCGGCGCTGACCGCCGTGCTCGGCGACCAGGTGCAGGTGGCCACGGTCCAGCTGGGCGAGGCGAAGCCGCAGATCGACGCCGGGGAGGTGACGCCCATCGTGGTGTTCTCGAAGGAGCGCAACGAGTTCCTGCCCGACGTGCCCACCGCGGTGGAGTCCGGCTACGACGTCCCCGTCTCCCAGTACCGTGCCGTGGCCGCCCCCGAGGGACTGCCGGAGGACGTCAAGGCCCGTCTGGTCGAGGCCTTCGACGCCGCCGTGGCCTCGGAGTCCTACCAGGACTTCAACGAGCAGAACCTGCTCACCCCGTGGGAGGTCTCCGGCGAGGAGGTCGAGCAGGAGTGGACCGAGCTGGCCGACCGCTACCAGCAGCTCGTCGAGGAGCACGACATCTCCCTCGCCGAGTAG
- a CDS encoding tripartite tricarboxylate transporter TctB family protein, which translates to MKPSRTADHASVAEVLVDEDAAAEDLTPEQLAAEWEAEGPPPGGRAAALGSTLVVTVLAAAAALLSLGMGLGTPQQPGPGLWPFLVSVAAVVIGLAHLVTGRRGGEGEKFTRESLLAVHGLVTLVGLVLLMPVIGFEIPALLLSFVWMKFLGGETWRAATLYSVLVVVAFYLIFISALGTSIPHLF; encoded by the coding sequence ATGAAACCTTCCCGCACGGCCGACCACGCCTCCGTCGCCGAGGTCCTCGTCGACGAGGACGCCGCCGCCGAGGACCTCACCCCGGAGCAGCTCGCCGCCGAGTGGGAGGCCGAGGGCCCGCCGCCCGGCGGCCGGGCGGCGGCGCTCGGGTCGACCCTGGTGGTCACGGTGCTGGCCGCCGCGGCGGCGCTGCTGTCCCTGGGCATGGGACTGGGCACCCCTCAGCAGCCGGGCCCGGGCCTGTGGCCGTTCCTGGTCAGCGTGGCGGCCGTGGTGATCGGGCTGGCCCACCTCGTCACGGGGCGGCGCGGGGGTGAGGGCGAGAAGTTCACCCGGGAGTCGCTGCTGGCCGTCCACGGCCTCGTGACGCTGGTCGGGCTGGTGCTGCTCATGCCCGTGATCGGGTTCGAGATCCCCGCCCTGCTCCTGTCCTTCGTCTGGATGAAGTTCCTGGGCGGTGAGACGTGGCGGGCGGCGACGCTCTACTCGGTCCTCGTCGTCGTCGCGTTCTATCTGATCTTCATCTCCGCCCTCGGCACGTCGATCCCGCACCTGTTCTGA
- a CDS encoding tripartite tricarboxylate transporter permease, which yields MDFLQPALDGFGVVLQPTNLLYCLLGVVIGMLIGVLPGLGPAATIAILLPLTYGIEPVTAIIMLAGIFYGAQYGGTITSVLLRLPGEASSVVTVFDGYMMAKQGRAGTALGIAAIGSFVGGTVAIVGLTFLAPVVAGFALDFGPPEYTALALLGILLVATISNGNKAKALIAACFGLLLATVGRDVFTGAERLTFGNLNLADGIDFVPVAMGLFGLGEILHNLEERHRAAKAPDRVSNVWPSRADLKQSSGAIGRGSVLGFFLGILPGGGATISSMAAYAMEKKRARQPERFGRGAVEGVAGPETANNAAATSSFIPLLTLGIPANATMALMFGALLIQGVTPGPQLVQQDPELFWGVVNSMYIGNILLLIMSIPLIGIFVRILRVRGAILAPITVLITMLGAYTINNSMFDVMLVVVFGAIGYLMKKYGFEPGPLVLAFVLGSLLESNLRRSLLVFEGDATGFFTRPISATLLLLFVLVAVLPLVQSAVRRRRSPGSSAEPAGDADRTPVKENA from the coding sequence ATGGACTTCCTGCAACCCGCCCTGGACGGCTTCGGCGTCGTCCTCCAGCCGACCAACCTCCTGTACTGCCTGCTCGGCGTGGTCATCGGCATGCTGATCGGCGTGCTGCCGGGCCTCGGCCCGGCCGCGACCATCGCCATCCTGCTGCCGCTGACCTACGGCATCGAACCGGTCACGGCGATCATCATGCTCGCCGGCATCTTCTACGGCGCCCAGTACGGCGGCACGATCACCTCGGTGCTGCTCCGGCTGCCCGGCGAGGCCAGCTCCGTGGTCACCGTCTTCGACGGCTACATGATGGCCAAGCAGGGCCGGGCCGGCACCGCCCTGGGCATCGCCGCGATCGGGTCCTTCGTCGGCGGCACCGTCGCCATCGTCGGCCTGACGTTCCTCGCCCCGGTGGTGGCCGGCTTCGCCCTCGACTTCGGTCCGCCCGAGTACACGGCCCTGGCCCTGCTCGGGATCCTGCTGGTGGCGACCATCAGCAACGGCAACAAGGCCAAGGCCCTCATCGCCGCCTGCTTCGGGCTGCTGCTGGCCACGGTGGGCCGGGACGTCTTCACCGGGGCCGAGCGGCTGACGTTCGGCAACCTCAACCTCGCCGACGGCATCGACTTCGTGCCCGTCGCGATGGGCCTGTTCGGCCTGGGCGAGATCCTGCACAACCTGGAGGAGCGCCACCGGGCCGCCAAGGCCCCCGACAGGGTCTCCAACGTCTGGCCCTCCCGGGCGGACCTCAAGCAGTCCTCCGGGGCCATCGGCCGCGGGTCCGTCCTGGGCTTCTTCCTCGGCATCCTCCCCGGCGGCGGCGCCACGATCTCCTCGATGGCCGCCTACGCGATGGAGAAGAAGCGCGCCAGGCAGCCCGAACGGTTCGGCAGGGGAGCGGTCGAGGGCGTGGCCGGACCCGAGACGGCCAACAACGCCGCGGCCACGAGCTCCTTCATCCCGCTGCTCACCCTGGGCATCCCGGCGAACGCCACGATGGCCCTGATGTTCGGCGCCCTGCTGATCCAGGGCGTCACGCCCGGCCCCCAGCTCGTCCAGCAGGACCCGGAGCTGTTCTGGGGCGTCGTCAACTCGATGTACATCGGCAACATCCTGCTGCTGATCATGTCGATCCCGCTGATCGGGATCTTCGTGCGCATCCTGCGGGTGCGGGGCGCCATCCTGGCCCCCATCACGGTCCTCATCACGATGCTGGGCGCCTACACCATCAACAACTCGATGTTCGACGTCATGCTGGTGGTGGTGTTCGGCGCCATCGGCTACCTCATGAAGAAGTACGGGTTCGAGCCGGGCCCGCTGGTGCTGGCCTTCGTCCTCGGCTCCCTGCTGGAGTCCAACCTGCGCCGGTCCCTGCTGGTCTTCGAGGGCGACGCCACCGGCTTCTTCACCCGGCCCATCTCGGCGACCCTGCTGCTGCTGTTCGTGCTGGTCGCCGTTCTGCCCCTCGTCCAGTCCGCCGTGCGGCGCCGCCGGTCCCCCGGATCCTCCGCGGAGCCCGCCGGCGACGCCGATCGCACCCCCGTCAAGGAGAACGCATGA
- a CDS encoding universal stress protein — protein MSILVGYVPTPVGEAAVRAAVEEASLREEPLLVVNSVREGALADPTVASDDDLRRVTDAAAAAGVDCTVLQPSHRSDLAEEILDLAREHDVSRIVIGLRQRTQVGKFIMGSHAQRILLQADRPVLAVKAPDAHL, from the coding sequence ATGAGCATCCTGGTTGGTTACGTCCCCACCCCCGTCGGAGAGGCCGCCGTCCGGGCGGCCGTCGAGGAGGCCAGCCTCCGCGAGGAGCCGCTGCTGGTCGTCAACTCGGTCCGGGAGGGCGCCCTGGCGGACCCGACCGTGGCCTCCGACGACGACCTCCGGCGCGTCACGGACGCCGCGGCCGCCGCCGGGGTGGACTGCACCGTCCTGCAGCCGTCCCACCGCAGCGACCTGGCCGAGGAGATCCTCGACCTCGCCCGCGAGCACGACGTGTCCCGGATCGTCATCGGGCTGCGCCAGCGCACGCAGGTGGGCAAGTTCATCATGGGCTCCCACGCCCAGCGGATCCTGCTGCAGGCGGACCGTCCGGTCCTGGCCGTCAAGGCCCCCGACGCGCACCTCTGA
- a CDS encoding LacI family DNA-binding transcriptional regulator, with the protein MSAVTLSQVARQAGVSLATASRVLNGSDRRPAEEIAERVRLAAETLGYVANAQAQALARSTTGLVGLVVHDIADPYFSSIAKGVQRRARTHRHQLLLAATSGTDQLDAVSAFAAHRTDAIIMAGSRRESIDPRLLAELERYQRNGGRVVTIGQDWLEGAGAVTIDNRSAGSDLTGMLVEAGRTRFAFLGGPDDLTTAAERRAGFRAALTRAGLAAEVETVHGFDSEGGYESVRDLVARVGAEGLRGLTLVAANDVMALGAIAALRHAGLHVPEDLWVAGFDDIPNLRDFAPGLTTVRFPLEEIGETAADIALSGDAPRVEHVVGELVRRESA; encoded by the coding sequence ATGAGCGCAGTGACCCTGTCCCAGGTGGCGCGGCAGGCCGGGGTGTCCCTGGCCACGGCCTCCCGGGTGCTCAACGGCTCGGACCGGCGGCCGGCGGAGGAGATCGCGGAGCGCGTGCGCCTGGCCGCGGAGACCCTCGGCTACGTGGCCAACGCGCAGGCCCAGGCGCTGGCCCGCTCCACCACCGGGCTCGTCGGGCTCGTCGTGCACGACATCGCCGACCCCTACTTCTCGTCGATCGCCAAGGGGGTGCAGCGCCGGGCCCGGACCCACCGGCACCAGCTGCTGCTGGCCGCGACCAGCGGCACCGACCAGCTCGACGCGGTGTCCGCCTTCGCCGCCCACCGCACCGACGCCATCATCATGGCCGGCTCACGCCGGGAGAGCATCGACCCGCGGCTGCTCGCGGAGCTCGAGCGGTACCAGAGGAACGGCGGCCGCGTGGTGACCATCGGCCAGGACTGGCTGGAGGGCGCCGGAGCGGTCACCATCGACAACCGCAGCGCGGGGTCGGACCTGACCGGCATGCTGGTCGAGGCCGGGCGGACCCGGTTCGCCTTCCTCGGCGGGCCGGACGACCTGACCACGGCGGCCGAGCGGCGGGCGGGGTTCCGGGCGGCCCTGACCAGGGCGGGACTGGCGGCCGAGGTGGAGACCGTGCACGGCTTCGACAGCGAGGGCGGCTACGAGTCGGTCCGGGACCTCGTCGCGCGCGTCGGTGCCGAGGGGCTGCGCGGGCTCACGCTCGTCGCCGCCAACGACGTCATGGCCCTCGGCGCGATCGCGGCCCTGCGGCACGCGGGGCTGCACGTGCCCGAGGACCTCTGGGTGGCCGGGTTCGACGACATCCCGAACCTGCGGGACTTCGCCCCGGGACTGACCACGGTCCGCTTCCCGCTGGAGGAGATCGGGGAGACGGCCGCGGACATCGCGCTCAGCGGCGACGCCCCCCGGGTGGAGCACGTCGTCGGCGAGCTCGTGCGGCGCGAGAGCGCCTGA